The following coding sequences lie in one Apium graveolens cultivar Ventura chromosome 1, ASM990537v1, whole genome shotgun sequence genomic window:
- the LOC141706944 gene encoding uncharacterized protein LOC141706944: MYLLLKSDEQAKLLNIVPHVVAAAEGELERLSRNCLKAPVTGGSRSGKLAEDNRPPMEEEADAVLQTGGDQVIHNPSASLERTQSIIIGPGNDEAIGHEKAEGSTAKEVTEEDQVVLDLSKSSEMTETVAIGPVDDHIVEQEIFEGSTAQITVLKFLAVLVSTIEEATPLASLP, translated from the exons ATGT accTTCTCCTGAAATCTGATGAGCAGGCAAAGTTACTCAATATTGTTCCCCATGTGGTCGCTGCTGCTGAAGGGGAACTTGAACGTCTTTCTAGGAACTGTTTGAAAGCTCCAGTTACTGGCGGAAGTAGATCAG GTAAATTAGCGGAAGATAATAGGCCACCAATGGAGGAAGAAGCCGATGCAGTACTTCAAACAGGAG GAGATCAAGTAATACACAATCCAAGCGCATCTCTAGAGAGGACTCAAAGTATTATAATCGGTCCAGGGAATGATGAAGCAATCGGACATGAAAAAGCTGAGGGTTCCACAGCAAAAGAAGTTACAGAAG AAGATCAAGTAGTACTGGATCTGAGCAAATCTTCTGAGATGACTGAAACTGTTGCAATCGGTCCAGTAGATGATCATATAGTCGAACAAGAAATATTTGAGGGCTCTACTGCACAAATTACAG TTCTTAAATTTCTTGCAGTCTTAGTATCAACAATTGAAGAAGCTACACCATTGGCTAGTCTCCCGTAG